In Methanosarcina barkeri MS, a single window of DNA contains:
- a CDS encoding NUDIX domain-containing protein, protein MKPKTPSLTVDTVILFKNRLVLVKRKNPPYKGKFALPGGFVEIGETTEKAAVREAFEETGLSVELIKLVGVYSDPDRDPRGHTVSVCYLAKGSGELKSGSDADSADLFELDSIPELAFDHNKIINDAKSDINAILPQM, encoded by the coding sequence ATGAAACCCAAAACTCCTAGTTTAACCGTTGATACCGTAATCCTCTTTAAAAACCGGCTTGTGCTTGTGAAGAGAAAAAATCCCCCATATAAGGGAAAATTTGCCCTTCCTGGCGGCTTCGTAGAAATCGGGGAAACTACAGAAAAAGCAGCAGTAAGGGAAGCTTTTGAGGAAACAGGCCTTTCTGTAGAGCTTATCAAACTTGTAGGAGTCTATTCCGATCCCGACCGTGACCCCAGAGGTCATACGGTTTCAGTATGTTACCTTGCAAAGGGTTCCGGAGAGCTGAAATCCGGATCTGATGCAGACTCCGCCGATCTTTTCGAGCTTGATTCTATTCCTGAACTGGCTTTTGACCACAATAAAATTATAAACGATGCAAAAAGTGATATTAATGCAATTCTGCCCCAAATGTAA
- the gatA gene encoding Asp-tRNA(Asn)/Glu-tRNA(Gln) amidotransferase subunit GatA — MAKWMSVAQVKEKIKESSAEEVTAQYLETIGKSKVNGYITVSEKALEQAKKIDAEGHDGPLAGVPIAIKDNISVVGLPNSCGSKILENYVPPFNAHVIEKLLAAGAVILGKTNMDEFAMGSSTETSYFGPTANPWDLERVPGGSSGGSAAVVAAGEAPFALGSDTGGSVRCPAAFCGVVGLKPTYGSVSRYGVVAYANSLEQVGPLANNVTDIAVLMDVIAGYDRKDSTSIDSKTEYQKALIEDVKGLKIGVPKEFFGEGIHPDVEKAVWNAIHKCEDLGASWEEVSMPHIKYALASYYIIAMSEASSNLARFDGTRYGYRASGENWHAMVSKTRAEGFGTEVKRRILLGTYALSAGYHDKYYLKALKVRTLVKQDFDKALSKVDVLMAPTMPNPAFKIGEKIEDPLTLYLSDVNTCPINLAGVPSLSVPCGFTDGLPIGLQIMGKPFDEPAVLRAAYTFEQNTDYHTKRPPEVA; from the coding sequence ATGGCAAAGTGGATGAGTGTTGCACAAGTAAAAGAGAAAATTAAGGAAAGCTCAGCCGAGGAAGTAACAGCTCAGTATCTCGAGACTATAGGAAAGAGCAAAGTTAATGGTTATATAACGGTCTCTGAAAAAGCTCTTGAGCAGGCGAAGAAAATTGATGCTGAGGGGCACGATGGCCCTCTTGCAGGTGTACCAATTGCAATAAAAGATAATATTTCCGTAGTTGGACTGCCAAACAGTTGCGGTTCTAAAATCCTTGAGAACTATGTTCCGCCATTCAATGCTCATGTTATTGAAAAGCTTCTCGCTGCAGGTGCCGTGATTCTAGGAAAGACCAACATGGATGAGTTTGCAATGGGTTCCTCTACGGAAACCAGCTATTTTGGACCGACTGCAAACCCCTGGGACCTTGAAAGAGTACCGGGTGGGTCTTCCGGTGGCAGTGCAGCAGTTGTTGCAGCAGGAGAAGCTCCTTTTGCCCTTGGTTCTGACACAGGAGGTTCTGTACGCTGCCCTGCAGCTTTCTGTGGGGTTGTTGGACTTAAACCGACATATGGATCCGTTTCCAGATATGGAGTAGTGGCTTATGCAAACTCTCTTGAACAGGTCGGACCTCTTGCAAACAATGTGACAGATATTGCAGTGCTGATGGATGTTATAGCCGGTTATGACCGTAAGGATTCCACTTCAATTGACAGTAAAACCGAATACCAGAAAGCTCTTATCGAAGATGTAAAAGGGCTTAAAATCGGGGTTCCAAAAGAGTTTTTCGGAGAAGGTATTCATCCAGATGTTGAAAAAGCCGTCTGGAACGCCATACACAAATGCGAAGATCTCGGAGCGTCCTGGGAAGAGGTTTCTATGCCTCATATAAAGTATGCTCTTGCTTCTTATTATATCATTGCAATGAGTGAAGCATCCTCAAACCTTGCAAGATTTGACGGAACACGTTATGGTTATAGAGCAAGCGGTGAAAACTGGCATGCTATGGTTTCAAAGACGAGAGCTGAGGGCTTTGGGACAGAAGTGAAAAGAAGAATTCTCCTGGGAACCTATGCCCTTTCAGCAGGATATCACGACAAGTATTATTTAAAAGCCCTGAAGGTCAGAACTCTTGTTAAGCAGGACTTTGACAAGGCTCTCTCAAAAGTTGATGTGCTTATGGCTCCAACTATGCCAAACCCTGCTTTTAAAATAGGAGAAAAGATTGAAGATCCTCTTACCCTTTATCTCTCGGATGTGAATACCTGCCCGATCAATCTTGCAGGCGTACCCTCACTTTCCGTGCCCTGCGGTTTCACTGACGGTCTTCCAATAGGGCTTCAGATAATGGGCAAGCCATTTGATGAGCCTGCTGTGCTGCGTGCAGCATATACTTTCGAGCAAAATACTGATTATCACACAAAGAGACCTCCGGAGGTGGCATAA
- a CDS encoding transcription factor S, whose translation MQFCPKCKSMMFPKNGNYECRKCGNIIPIKSDEKSFVSKDKIDDHEIVVLEGEQTSGLPTTSAKCPECGNNTAAWWLRQLRSADESETRFFKCTKCGFTWREYD comes from the coding sequence ATGCAATTCTGCCCCAAATGTAAAAGTATGATGTTTCCTAAAAACGGGAACTACGAGTGTAGAAAATGCGGGAACATAATACCTATAAAAAGTGATGAAAAAAGCTTTGTCTCCAAAGACAAGATCGATGACCATGAGATAGTAGTTCTGGAAGGTGAGCAGACTTCAGGCCTGCCGACAACAAGTGCAAAATGCCCAGAATGTGGGAATAATACTGCAGCCTGGTGGCTCAGACAACTTAGATCTGCCGATGAATCCGAAACTCGCTTCTTCAAGTGTACGAAATGCGGATTTACCTGGAGAGAATACGACTAA
- a CDS encoding carbon-nitrogen hydrolase family protein: MKAACIQMNISLCSKKENLERALSLAEEAVSKEAELLAFPEVFSTGFCYDHIAEVAETASGPTIGALCDFSKEYECILAGSMIEQRVGAEFNSEMNIPPQFNLGFCIESGKLVGIHRKTQLYGLEKEYFALGEDIHPIRLKKYDLSMGLMVCNEIRYPEVSRKLALEGADLLVSASDMPDFYIYPWRIMSLSRAIENQLPHIACNRAGNDRFSTYPGRSFIADGWGRILAEAGSEECALIGEIDLEKIKEIRQTGSIIEDRRPEIY; encoded by the coding sequence ATGAAAGCTGCCTGTATCCAGATGAATATCTCCCTTTGCTCAAAAAAGGAAAATCTTGAGCGTGCCCTCTCCCTGGCAGAAGAAGCGGTTTCGAAAGAAGCTGAATTACTTGCATTTCCGGAAGTTTTCTCTACTGGTTTCTGTTATGACCACATAGCTGAAGTAGCTGAAACTGCTTCAGGTCCTACCATTGGAGCCTTATGTGATTTTTCAAAGGAATACGAATGTATCCTTGCAGGCTCGATGATAGAACAAAGAGTAGGTGCAGAATTCAACAGTGAAATGAACATCCCTCCTCAGTTCAACCTGGGGTTCTGCATTGAGTCCGGAAAGCTAGTTGGTATCCACCGAAAAACTCAGCTTTACGGTCTTGAGAAAGAATATTTTGCACTTGGAGAAGATATACATCCTATTCGGCTGAAAAAGTATGACCTCTCCATGGGGCTTATGGTATGTAACGAAATCCGGTATCCGGAAGTTTCCCGGAAACTTGCTCTCGAAGGAGCAGATCTTCTGGTTTCGGCTTCAGATATGCCTGATTTTTATATCTATCCATGGCGTATTATGTCCCTTTCTCGAGCAATTGAAAACCAACTGCCACATATCGCCTGTAACAGAGCGGGAAACGATAGGTTCTCAACTTATCCTGGCAGATCTTTTATTGCCGACGGATGGGGTCGTATTCTGGCAGAAGCCGGAAGTGAAGAGTGTGCTCTAATAGGGGAAATTGATCTTGAAAAGATAAAAGAGATCAGGCAAACTGGTTCCATCATCGAAGATCGGAGGCCTGAGATTTATTAA
- a CDS encoding DNA polymerase sliding clamp produces MFKAAINAELLKDAVAALAVIVDEVRFKINPEGISVKAVDPANVAMGIFELGSSAFDEYNADECEIGVDLNKITDLLGIADKNDTVRMELEEENHKLLIDVGGLSYTLSLLDPSTIRAEPRVPQLELPAKVVLNGADLRRAVKAAEKISDHMLMGVSDDTFYMEAKGDTDQVRLEMGRDQLIDLKAGEACSLFSLDYLTDIVKPTNKVNEVTLSLGKDFPILIDFEIANGSGRISYLLAPRIESD; encoded by the coding sequence ATGTTTAAGGCAGCAATTAATGCAGAGCTTCTGAAAGACGCGGTTGCCGCACTAGCTGTAATTGTAGATGAGGTCAGATTCAAAATAAACCCTGAAGGTATTTCGGTAAAAGCCGTTGATCCTGCCAATGTTGCAATGGGAATTTTCGAGCTTGGATCATCTGCTTTCGACGAGTATAACGCTGATGAATGTGAAATCGGAGTCGACCTGAACAAGATTACAGACCTACTGGGAATTGCGGATAAGAATGACACAGTCCGGATGGAACTTGAGGAAGAAAATCACAAACTCCTGATTGATGTCGGAGGGCTGTCTTATACACTTTCTCTTCTCGATCCTTCTACGATTCGAGCAGAACCAAGAGTTCCACAACTCGAATTGCCTGCCAAAGTAGTCCTTAACGGTGCAGACCTCAGACGTGCTGTTAAAGCTGCCGAAAAAATAAGTGACCATATGCTTATGGGAGTTTCGGACGATACATTCTATATGGAAGCAAAAGGCGATACCGATCAGGTCCGTCTCGAAATGGGTAGGGATCAGCTAATCGATCTGAAAGCAGGCGAAGCATGTTCTCTGTTCTCTCTGGATTATCTGACCGATATAGTTAAACCCACAAACAAAGTCAATGAAGTTACTCTCTCCCTTGGAAAAGACTTCCCAATACTCATAGATTTCGAAATTGCGAATGGTTCAGGAAGGATTTCTTACCTCCTGGCTCCAAGAATTGAGTCGGACTGA
- the gatB gene encoding Asp-tRNA(Asn)/Glu-tRNA(Gln) amidotransferase subunit GatB → MVYENPDGVRIGLEIHIQLNKLKTKMFCGCSTDYHNAAPNTHTCPICLGLPGTLPVLNKKVVEAAIKVGLALEGEIAEETQFHRKNYFYPDLPKGFQITQYDFPIVSNGKVVIEGEDGEHVVGITRAHMEEDPGKLVHIGSIENSKGVLIDYNRSGVPLIETVTEPDMRSPKEARRFLDKFRNILEYLDVFDGNLEGAMRVDANVSVHWGTRVEVKNISSHKGVEKALLYEIMRQKNVIRRGGKVSQETRHYDEGRGVTLSMRTKEEAEDYRYFREPDLMPMRITDWIPAIKETLPELPDAKRARFIEQYGITDMHAKSLTSKIMLADFYENVCAKGVDPKIAATWTADVFLGELNYRDLEISSYDGEKIGFIHAKDPGIKNSIKVSDMVELVNLFAEGKISDRAAVEVIRTMLDAAEEKTPSQIIEEKGLFKAEDDLVTKAIAETIAENEAAVQDYLGGTEKSLNFLVGQVMKKTKGTADAKTARELIIKELKG, encoded by the coding sequence ATGGTTTATGAAAATCCTGACGGAGTACGAATCGGGCTTGAGATCCATATCCAGCTTAATAAACTTAAGACCAAGATGTTTTGCGGCTGCTCTACAGACTACCACAATGCAGCCCCAAACACTCACACCTGTCCAATCTGTCTGGGCCTTCCGGGAACACTTCCGGTTCTTAACAAAAAAGTAGTAGAAGCTGCAATTAAAGTAGGGCTTGCCCTTGAAGGAGAGATTGCAGAAGAGACACAGTTCCACAGGAAGAACTATTTCTATCCTGATCTTCCCAAAGGTTTTCAGATTACGCAGTATGATTTCCCAATTGTAAGCAATGGAAAAGTCGTAATTGAAGGAGAAGACGGAGAACATGTGGTAGGGATTACAAGAGCCCACATGGAAGAAGACCCAGGCAAACTTGTGCACATCGGAAGTATAGAGAATTCAAAAGGTGTCCTTATTGATTATAACAGATCAGGCGTGCCTCTGATTGAGACTGTTACAGAACCTGATATGCGCAGCCCCAAAGAAGCTAGAAGGTTCCTTGATAAGTTCAGGAATATCCTTGAGTATCTGGATGTTTTTGACGGCAACCTTGAAGGAGCAATGCGTGTGGATGCAAACGTTTCAGTCCACTGGGGTACCCGTGTTGAGGTTAAGAACATCTCCTCGCATAAAGGAGTTGAAAAAGCTCTTCTCTATGAGATTATGCGCCAGAAGAATGTAATCCGGCGTGGAGGAAAAGTCTCACAGGAGACTCGACATTACGACGAAGGCAGGGGCGTAACGCTTTCAATGCGGACAAAAGAAGAAGCTGAAGACTATCGTTACTTCCGCGAACCCGACCTTATGCCTATGCGCATTACCGATTGGATTCCTGCAATTAAGGAGACTCTACCTGAACTTCCGGACGCAAAACGTGCTCGCTTCATAGAGCAGTACGGAATTACGGATATGCATGCAAAGTCTCTTACGTCAAAGATTATGCTCGCCGACTTCTATGAAAACGTCTGTGCAAAAGGAGTTGATCCAAAGATTGCAGCTACCTGGACGGCTGATGTCTTCCTTGGAGAATTAAATTACCGTGACCTTGAAATCTCTTCTTATGACGGGGAGAAAATAGGTTTTATCCACGCAAAAGACCCAGGGATAAAGAATTCCATTAAGGTTTCAGATATGGTAGAACTGGTTAACCTTTTTGCCGAAGGTAAAATCAGTGACAGGGCTGCCGTTGAAGTCATTCGAACTATGCTGGATGCTGCGGAGGAAAAGACCCCGTCCCAGATTATCGAAGAAAAGGGCCTTTTCAAAGCCGAAGACGACCTGGTGACTAAAGCAATTGCTGAAACAATCGCCGAAAATGAAGCTGCAGTACAGGACTATCTTGGAGGCACGGAGAAATCCCTGAACTTCCTTGTGGGACAGGTCATGAAAAAGACAAAAGGTACGGCAGACGCAAAAACTGCACGCGAACTGATAATTAAAGAACTGAAAGGGTAA
- a CDS encoding restriction endonuclease has translation MAVPDYQSLMLPLLKYAGDGEEHKIRNAIEHLAEELRLSEEERRELLPSGQQAVFNNRIGWACTYLKKAGLLDSGRKGYFSITQRGLYVLKENPASIDVNFLKQYKEFNAFYNRDKPTLIDKSEIPKIERKKDLDPEEFLEIAYQELHNELVSEVISIIKKCSASFFESLVVDILTKMGYGGSRADAGKAVGRSHDGGIDGIIKEDRLGLDVIYIQAKRWEGTVPRPEIQKFAGALIGKKAKKGVFITTSTFSREAIEYANFTGNIVLINGETLARLMIEYDVGVSKVKSYDVKKIDTDYFDNGLK, from the coding sequence ATGGCAGTTCCAGATTATCAATCCTTAATGCTTCCTTTGCTTAAATATGCAGGAGATGGAGAAGAGCATAAAATTCGCAATGCTATTGAGCATCTTGCAGAAGAGTTAAGATTAAGCGAAGAAGAAAGAAGAGAACTTTTGCCAAGTGGCCAGCAAGCTGTATTTAATAACCGAATTGGATGGGCATGTACTTACCTGAAAAAAGCTGGCTTGCTTGATTCTGGAAGAAAAGGATATTTTTCCATTACCCAGAGAGGCCTGTATGTCCTTAAAGAAAATCCTGCATCTATTGATGTTAATTTTTTGAAACAATACAAAGAATTTAATGCTTTTTATAACAGAGACAAGCCTACTTTAATCGATAAATCAGAAATTCCAAAAATAGAAAGGAAAAAAGACCTGGATCCTGAAGAGTTCCTTGAAATAGCATATCAGGAGCTGCACAACGAACTCGTTTCAGAAGTTATCTCTATCATAAAAAAATGTTCAGCCAGCTTCTTTGAATCACTTGTTGTTGATATTTTGACAAAAATGGGATATGGAGGCTCAAGAGCAGATGCAGGAAAAGCAGTTGGTAGAAGTCACGATGGTGGGATCGATGGAATCATAAAGGAAGATAGGCTTGGACTTGATGTAATTTATATTCAGGCAAAACGCTGGGAAGGTACCGTCCCAAGACCTGAAATCCAGAAATTTGCAGGTGCTCTGATAGGAAAGAAAGCAAAGAAAGGAGTCTTTATAACAACCTCTACTTTTTCAAGAGAAGCTATTGAATATGCCAATTTCACAGGGAACATTGTGTTGATTAATGGAGAAACACTTGCAAGACTAATGATTGAGTATGATGTGGGAGTTTCAAAAGTAAAGTCTTACGATGTTAAAAAGATTGACACTGATTATTTTGACAATGGATTAAAGTAA
- the priL gene encoding DNA primase regulatory subunit PriL: MVQEGFLTSWLQELSRTEMDEEHIALYPFASEVSAYVESLRVSLESLLNSPAFRRSRVRGMERVMQSIEGEIEKTLIKDESWLLSETLSYPFAQILVACVDDQLFTKRYALKEAEAASKWLEKESTDFLLEFGEDFGIQAEAEELKFSMHFADYIRFSSSIREPVWKLTNRQLRSGMVVVTKKDFVRLLQEAIKERIEKSFPIPKIPSEVSSFCAPYVAEIKDKFEVHKKKFGTTDFGVVEPDLFPPCISHALANVQGGVNLAHSMRFAMTSFLLSVGMSVDEILNLFNVSPDFDAEVTLYQIEHIAGATGNVYKPPACDTMRTYGNCIGKDRLCEKISHPLAYYEKKIYLKNKEKEMEKEKEEEKKKQEEKEEEKEKQEEKGKKIKEGKKTRKRKQKKRREVKEKQE; encoded by the coding sequence ATGGTTCAGGAAGGATTTCTTACCTCCTGGCTCCAAGAATTGAGTCGGACTGAAATGGACGAGGAACATATTGCTCTTTACCCATTTGCTTCAGAAGTATCTGCTTATGTAGAAAGCCTTAGAGTCTCGTTAGAGAGTTTGCTTAATTCTCCAGCCTTTCGGAGATCTCGAGTTCGCGGGATGGAAAGAGTAATGCAATCCATCGAAGGAGAGATTGAAAAAACGCTCATAAAAGATGAAAGCTGGCTTCTTTCCGAAACTCTATCTTATCCTTTTGCTCAAATTCTGGTCGCTTGTGTAGATGACCAGTTATTCACCAAGCGATACGCACTTAAAGAAGCAGAAGCAGCCTCAAAATGGCTCGAAAAAGAAAGTACTGATTTTTTGCTTGAATTTGGGGAGGATTTTGGAATTCAAGCAGAAGCCGAAGAGTTAAAGTTCAGTATGCATTTTGCAGACTACATACGCTTTTCCTCCTCAATAAGGGAACCAGTCTGGAAATTAACAAATCGGCAGCTTAGATCCGGAATGGTCGTAGTTACGAAAAAAGACTTTGTAAGACTTCTTCAAGAAGCAATCAAAGAAAGAATAGAAAAATCATTTCCCATCCCCAAAATCCCTTCTGAAGTATCAAGTTTCTGCGCGCCTTATGTTGCTGAAATAAAAGATAAATTTGAGGTCCACAAGAAAAAATTCGGAACAACGGACTTTGGTGTAGTGGAACCAGACCTCTTTCCTCCCTGTATATCCCATGCCCTTGCAAACGTACAGGGTGGAGTAAATCTTGCCCATTCTATGCGCTTTGCCATGACCTCCTTCCTGCTCAGTGTGGGAATGTCAGTAGATGAAATTCTTAACCTTTTCAATGTATCTCCTGATTTTGACGCTGAAGTAACCCTTTATCAGATAGAACATATCGCAGGCGCAACAGGAAACGTATACAAACCTCCTGCATGTGACACCATGAGAACCTATGGGAACTGCATAGGTAAAGACCGATTGTGTGAAAAAATCAGTCATCCTCTGGCATACTACGAGAAGAAAATATATCTGAAAAATAAAGAAAAGGAAATGGAAAAAGAGAAGGAAGAAGAAAAGAAAAAACAAGAAGAAAAGGAAGAGGAAAAGGAAAAACAAGAAGAAAAAGGGAAGAAAATAAAAGAGGGAAAGAAAACAAGAAAAAGGAAACAAAAGAAGAGAAGAGAAGTAAAGGAAAAACAGGAATAA
- the gatC gene encoding Asp-tRNA(Asn)/Glu-tRNA(Gln) amidotransferase subunit GatC, with translation MITKEDVEHIGWLARIDISEQETVEHMEKLNSVLGYFGQLDELPTEDVAPTYHVAEIHNVFRDDVEEECLPQEVVLENTEHKQDGAFRVPKIG, from the coding sequence ATGATCACAAAAGAAGATGTAGAACATATCGGCTGGCTTGCTCGCATTGATATTAGCGAACAGGAAACAGTTGAACATATGGAAAAACTTAATTCAGTGCTGGGGTATTTCGGACAGCTTGACGAGTTGCCGACTGAAGATGTAGCTCCCACTTACCACGTGGCTGAGATTCATAACGTGTTCAGGGATGATGTGGAAGAAGAATGTCTCCCGCAGGAAGTTGTTCTTGAAAACACCGAACACAAACAGGATGGAGCCTTCAGAGTTCCGAAGATAGGCTGA